Proteins from a single region of Gemmatimonadaceae bacterium:
- a CDS encoding DUF4280 domain-containing protein, with product MSAQIQCSFGAAPSVLTVIPKGPPAMANNLLAATIMDNIPMANIAPFGMCNSASNPVVAAATAAALGAMTPMPCIPATVAPWAPGSPTVLIGNMPALNDSSKLNCMWGGVISILNPGATTVQVP from the coding sequence ATGTCGGCGCAGATTCAGTGCTCGTTCGGCGCGGCGCCGAGCGTGTTGACGGTCATCCCGAAAGGGCCGCCGGCGATGGCGAACAACCTGCTGGCGGCGACGATCATGGACAACATTCCCATGGCGAACATCGCGCCCTTCGGCATGTGCAACTCCGCGAGCAATCCCGTCGTCGCCGCGGCCACGGCGGCGGCGCTCGGCGCGATGACGCCGATGCCGTGCATTCCGGCGACCGTCGCGCCGTGGGCGCCCGGCTCGCCGACGGTGCTCATCGGCAACATGCCGGCGTTGAATGATTCGTCGAAGCTCAACTGCATGTGGGGCGGCGTGATCAGCATTCTGAATCCCGGTGCAACAACCGTTCAAGTTCCATAA
- a CDS encoding DUF4123 domain-containing protein: protein MTAPKADDTLDALIATLWNGPATDDVYAILDCARDPSIHRLIHQLALDYTCLFRGPIAPALDRSAPYLVHLYRNHRFTTELLRRGWGKSWGIFIRGGEAMEALRIHFRRFLRVKDEQGKRLFFRYYDPRVLRVFLPTCNAAELRYIFGRAGTLCAEREDAASLLCYREIGGQLVTEELPVTAAAEPGEP, encoded by the coding sequence ATGACGGCGCCGAAAGCTGACGACACGCTCGACGCCTTGATCGCGACTCTCTGGAATGGGCCCGCGACGGACGACGTGTACGCGATCCTCGATTGCGCGCGCGACCCAAGCATTCATCGCCTGATTCACCAGCTCGCGCTCGACTACACGTGTCTGTTCCGCGGCCCGATCGCGCCCGCGCTCGACCGCTCCGCGCCGTACCTGGTTCACCTCTACCGCAATCATCGCTTCACGACTGAGCTGCTGCGGCGCGGATGGGGAAAGAGTTGGGGCATCTTCATTCGCGGCGGCGAAGCGATGGAGGCGTTGCGCATACACTTCCGCCGCTTCCTGCGCGTCAAGGACGAACAGGGAAAGCGGCTCTTCTTCCGATACTACGATCCGCGTGTGCTGCGCGTGTTTCTCCCGACGTGCAATGCCGCCGAGCTGCGTTACATCTTCGGCCGCGCGGGCACGCTGTGCGCCGAACGCGAAGATGCGGCGTCGCTCCTATGCTATCGCGAGATCGGCGGACAGCTCGTGACCGAGGAACTGCCGGTAACTGCCGCGGCGGAGCCCGGTGAGCCGTGA
- a CDS encoding SPOR domain-containing protein: protein MKMHTFFLSGKAIAIVSGALGASGALLFVAGVMVGARVQFAAPRTPAIPRVATTAPAGPAAPGALGPVAAAPPADASADTTVAHAPAASAAPSAAWPFSESADVGAAPAVAPAPAPSSSVGTRASVDPTPVASTPVISAVSYVHDSPAPTRPAHDTGTYLVQVGSFRVEQHARDLAARLTAAGYHATITPRDDGGRTIHVVRIGRFAGANAAERIAAKVGEAEQLVAYVVAAAPQH from the coding sequence ATGAAAATGCATACGTTCTTCCTCAGCGGCAAAGCCATCGCGATCGTCTCCGGCGCGCTCGGCGCCAGCGGCGCCCTGCTCTTCGTGGCGGGCGTGATGGTCGGCGCCCGCGTCCAGTTCGCCGCGCCACGCACGCCGGCGATCCCCCGCGTCGCGACGACGGCACCGGCCGGTCCCGCGGCGCCTGGAGCCCTCGGGCCCGTCGCGGCCGCGCCGCCGGCCGACGCATCGGCCGACACCACCGTCGCGCACGCGCCAGCCGCGAGTGCGGCACCGAGCGCGGCGTGGCCATTCAGCGAATCCGCCGACGTCGGTGCGGCGCCCGCTGTCGCGCCCGCACCGGCGCCGTCGTCGTCCGTGGGCACCCGCGCGTCGGTCGACCCGACACCGGTTGCCAGCACGCCAGTCATCTCGGCCGTGTCGTACGTGCACGATTCGCCCGCGCCAACGCGGCCCGCGCACGACACGGGGACATACCTCGTGCAAGTCGGCTCGTTCCGCGTCGAGCAGCACGCGCGCGATCTTGCCGCGCGCCTCACCGCCGCCGGCTATCACGCGACGATCACGCCGCGCGACGACGGCGGCCGCACGATTCACGTCGTGCGCATCGGCCGCTTCGCCGGCGCCAACGCCGCCGAGCGCATCGCGGCGAAGGTGGGCGAGGCGGAGCAGCTCGTGGCGTACGTGGTCGCCGCCGCGCCGCAGCACTAG
- the tssI gene encoding type VI secretion system tip protein TssI/VgrG yields MTAVGFTQANTYLSISTPLGDDVLLLRALRGEESLSAPFHFSLDMVSEQSDLDFTQIVGQGVTISLTASGGTTRYLHGLMTKFVQAGTSKRFTTYFGEIRPWFWMLNLASDNRIFQQKTVIEIATTIFGELSYADYRDATTGTHTARDYCVQYGETAFDFISRLFEDEGIHYFFEHADGKHTMVLADDADAHTALAAPTAVKYVTSDKDRQTDDVILSCTIEQQVLPNAYKLDDYEFTTPATDLAVSVDAATTGSLKLYDYPGGFTTTSDGEAIGKLRIESYEADAKIVRGDSTVRTFAPGYTFSLTDHPRSDVNATYLLRSVSHSATMQEYGNRFEAAPSATVFRPRRTTPKPRIHGSQTAIVVGKSGEEIWTDSYGRVKVQFYWDQKGTNDENSSCWVRVAQGWAGKSWGTLFTPRIGTEVIVSFLDGDPDRPLVTGTVYNATQTVPYTLPDDQTKSTIKTRSSKTGTAGNEIRFEDKKDSEELYLHAQKDMKTEVENDRTDTVKNNDTLTVTQARSVTVSEGDESLTVSKGKRTMTVTAGDETYTVGGKRTVKVTGDETHTDEAKFTHNVTGDYTLKVNGNLTIEAQGSISIKSGTTFANEAGTALSNKAGTDLSNEATSALKNKGMTVANEATTELTNKGVSVTNDASGQLNNKAGGMQNVEASGILVLKGSLVKVN; encoded by the coding sequence ATGACCGCTGTCGGCTTCACGCAAGCGAACACGTACCTGAGCATCTCGACGCCGCTGGGCGACGACGTGCTGCTTCTCCGCGCGCTTCGCGGGGAGGAGTCGCTCTCCGCGCCGTTTCATTTCTCGCTGGACATGGTGTCCGAGCAGAGCGATCTCGACTTCACGCAGATCGTGGGACAGGGCGTCACGATCTCGCTCACCGCGAGCGGCGGCACGACGCGCTACCTGCACGGGTTGATGACGAAGTTCGTGCAGGCCGGCACGTCCAAGCGCTTCACGACGTACTTCGGCGAGATTCGCCCGTGGTTCTGGATGCTCAACCTCGCGTCGGACAATCGCATCTTCCAGCAGAAGACCGTCATCGAGATCGCGACGACCATTTTCGGTGAGCTGAGCTACGCCGACTATCGCGACGCGACGACCGGAACGCACACCGCGCGCGACTACTGCGTGCAGTATGGCGAGACGGCCTTCGACTTCATCTCGCGGTTGTTCGAGGACGAAGGCATTCACTATTTCTTCGAGCACGCCGACGGCAAGCACACGATGGTGCTGGCCGACGACGCGGACGCGCACACCGCGCTCGCGGCGCCGACCGCGGTCAAGTACGTCACGTCGGACAAGGATCGCCAGACCGACGACGTCATTCTGTCGTGCACGATCGAGCAGCAGGTGCTGCCGAACGCGTACAAGCTCGACGACTACGAGTTCACCACGCCGGCGACCGATCTCGCGGTGAGCGTGGACGCGGCCACGACCGGCTCGCTCAAACTGTACGACTATCCCGGCGGCTTCACGACGACGAGCGACGGCGAAGCGATCGGCAAGCTGCGCATCGAGTCGTACGAGGCGGACGCCAAGATCGTGCGCGGCGACAGCACGGTGCGCACGTTTGCGCCCGGCTACACGTTTTCGCTCACCGATCATCCGCGATCGGACGTCAACGCCACGTATCTGCTGCGCAGCGTCTCCCACTCGGCGACGATGCAGGAATACGGCAATCGATTCGAGGCCGCGCCGTCGGCGACCGTGTTTCGTCCCCGTCGCACCACGCCCAAGCCGCGCATCCATGGCTCGCAGACGGCGATCGTCGTCGGCAAGAGCGGCGAGGAGATCTGGACCGACTCGTACGGGCGCGTGAAAGTGCAGTTCTACTGGGATCAGAAGGGCACGAACGACGAGAACAGTTCGTGCTGGGTGCGCGTGGCGCAGGGGTGGGCCGGCAAGAGCTGGGGCACGCTGTTCACGCCGCGCATTGGTACAGAAGTCATCGTCAGCTTTCTGGACGGCGATCCCGATCGGCCGCTCGTGACCGGCACCGTCTACAACGCGACGCAGACGGTCCCGTACACGTTGCCCGACGATCAGACCAAGAGCACGATCAAGACGCGCTCGTCGAAAACGGGCACGGCCGGCAACGAGATTCGCTTCGAGGACAAGAAGGACAGCGAGGAGCTCTATCTCCACGCGCAGAAAGACATGAAGACCGAAGTCGAGAACGATCGCACCGACACGGTGAAGAACAACGACACGCTGACGGTGACACAGGCGCGCAGCGTCACGGTGTCCGAGGGCGATGAGAGTTTGACGGTGTCGAAAGGCAAGCGCACGATGACCGTCACTGCGGGCGACGAGACGTACACGGTCGGCGGCAAGCGCACCGTGAAGGTCACCGGTGACGAGACGCACACCGACGAAGCCAAGTTCACGCACAACGTGACCGGCGATTACACGCTCAAGGTGAACGGCAACCTGACGATCGAGGCCCAGGGCTCGATCTCGATCAAGTCGGGCACCACCTTCGCGAACGAAGCCGGAACCGCGCTGTCCAACAAGGCCGGCACCGACCTCTCGAACGAGGCGACGTCGGCGCTCAAGAACAAGGGCATGACGGTCGCCAACGAGGCGACGACCGAGCTGACCAACAAGGGCGTCTCGGTCACGAACGACGCGAGCGGGCAGCTGAACAACAAGGCGGGCGGGATGCAAAACGTCGAAGCGAGTGGTATTCTGGTGCTCAAGGGCTCACTCGTGAAGGTCAACTGA